The Candidatus Binatia bacterium genome includes a window with the following:
- a CDS encoding alpha/beta fold hydrolase has translation MRTSCENPSVQHPSTDARVRVASLVAAAFLLMVPSLALALADAPASVAPGPEKVETTFKSVDATVSAQWEFPAHTPAPLVVLIPASEAVDRDGLPPGYGGDPATGIYAQLARKLLDAGFAVFRYDSPGTGRSSSGQFCTVRSTALEAYTRAVDNPKVDPAHVFLLGHSASTDAVVGIYPRYAAVRPPAGVVLLASIVGETDIVRVDAPTLIVVSDKTPDEIYQHGQFPTDARNRFSEKKLETSLVTVPGAEVTLLSPVDKNGGGKQYSIDPRAVSATLDWLRGKLGLPIRS, from the coding sequence ATGCGAACCAGCTGCGAAAACCCGTCCGTCCAGCACCCGTCGACCGATGCGCGCGTCCGCGTCGCGTCGCTGGTCGCAGCCGCCTTCTTGCTGATGGTGCCGTCGCTCGCGCTCGCACTCGCCGACGCACCGGCCTCGGTCGCTCCGGGGCCCGAGAAAGTCGAGACCACGTTCAAGAGCGTCGATGCGACGGTTTCCGCGCAATGGGAATTTCCCGCGCACACGCCGGCGCCCCTGGTCGTGCTGATTCCCGCGTCCGAAGCGGTCGATCGTGACGGGTTGCCCCCGGGGTACGGCGGGGATCCCGCCACCGGCATCTACGCCCAGCTTGCGCGCAAGCTGCTGGACGCCGGCTTCGCGGTGTTCCGCTACGATTCGCCCGGCACCGGCCGCAGCAGCTCCGGACAGTTCTGCACCGTGCGCTCGACTGCGCTCGAGGCTTACACGCGCGCCGTCGACAATCCGAAAGTCGATCCTGCGCACGTCTTCCTGCTCGGGCACAGCGCGAGCACCGATGCGGTGGTCGGCATCTACCCGCGCTACGCCGCGGTGCGGCCGCCGGCCGGCGTCGTGCTGCTGGCGAGCATCGTCGGCGAAACCGACATCGTTCGCGTCGACGCGCCGACGCTGATCGTCGTCAGCGACAAGACTCCCGACGAGATCTACCAGCACGGCCAGTTCCCCACCGACGCGCGCAACCGCTTCAGCGAAAAGAAGCTGGAAACTTCGCTCGTGACGGTGCCGGGCGCCGAAGTGACGCTGCTGTCGCCGGTCGACAAGAACGGCGGCGGCAAGCAGTACTCGATCGATCCGCGTGCCGTCAGCGCAACGCTCGACTGGCTGCGCGGCAAGCTCGGCCTGCCGATTCGAA
- a CDS encoding class I fructose-bisphosphate aldolase, giving the protein MATARVKEILGWYAGENPGVLANLARIMNTGKLAGTGRFVILPVDQGFEHGPARSFAPNPPGYDPRYHFQLAIDAGCNAYAAPLGFIEGGAAEFAGDIPLILKLNNHDSLAPDGSDPTPSVTGSVQDALRLGCSAIGYTIYPGSAQFQGMYEVLAELSREAKANGLAVVVWSYPRGSGISKEGETAIDVTAYAAQIAAQLGANILKVKPPTAHIEQAEAKKVYEKEKIPVATLAERVRHVVDSSFGGRRIVIFSGGAKGSDEKVFEECKGIRDGGGFGSIIGRNSFQRPKADSLKFLAEVMKIYQP; this is encoded by the coding sequence ATGGCGACCGCAAGAGTAAAGGAAATCCTCGGCTGGTACGCGGGAGAAAATCCGGGCGTGCTCGCCAACCTGGCGCGCATCATGAACACCGGAAAGCTCGCGGGCACGGGGCGCTTCGTGATCCTTCCGGTGGACCAGGGTTTCGAGCACGGGCCGGCGCGCAGCTTCGCTCCGAATCCGCCGGGCTACGATCCCCGCTATCATTTCCAGCTCGCGATCGACGCCGGCTGCAACGCCTACGCAGCACCGCTCGGGTTCATCGAAGGCGGCGCTGCCGAGTTTGCCGGCGACATCCCGCTGATCCTCAAGCTCAACAACCACGACTCGCTGGCACCCGACGGATCCGATCCGACGCCGTCGGTGACCGGGTCGGTGCAGGACGCGCTGCGCCTTGGCTGCTCGGCAATCGGTTACACGATCTATCCGGGCTCGGCACAGTTCCAGGGCATGTACGAAGTGCTCGCCGAGCTCAGTCGCGAGGCCAAGGCCAACGGCCTCGCCGTCGTCGTCTGGTCGTATCCGCGCGGCTCGGGCATCTCCAAGGAAGGAGAGACGGCGATCGACGTCACCGCGTACGCCGCGCAGATCGCCGCGCAGCTCGGCGCCAACATCCTCAAGGTAAAACCGCCGACGGCGCACATCGAGCAGGCCGAAGCGAAGAAGGTCTACGAGAAGGAAAAGATCCCCGTCGCGACTCTCGCCGAAAGAGTGCGCCACGTCGTCGACTCGTCGTTCGGCGGCAGGCGCATCGTGATCTTCTCGGGCGGCGCCAAGGGCAGCGACGAGAAAGTCTTCGAGGAGTGCAAGGGCATTCGCGACGGCGGCGGCTTCGGCTCCATCATCGGCCGCAACAGCTTCCAGAGACCGAAGGCAGATTCGCTCAAGTTCCTGGCCGAAGTGATGAAAATCTACCAGCCGTAG
- a CDS encoding ferrochelatase, whose product MTESLPPVDAVLLLSFGGPERPQDVMPFLENVARGRNIPRARLEVVAQHYLGFGGRSPINDECRRILSALEAELAARGPHLPLYWGNRNWHPLLADTVAAMARDGVRRAVAIATSAFSSYSSCRQYLEDIEKARAAVGASAPRIEKLPPFWNHAFFLETMVEHARAALGSAALEPSATRLVFTAHSIPSAMAARCDYEAELREASRMVALAAAPSLAWDLAWQSRSGPPQVPWLEPDVCDHLRTIAASGISRVVLVPIGFVVDHMEVVYDLDTAAAEVARECGIALSRAACAGADPRFIAGLRDLVAAHQGGDAVAVLGSSARRPFPCAQDCCLPH is encoded by the coding sequence GTGACCGAGTCGCTGCCACCGGTCGACGCGGTACTGCTGCTGTCGTTCGGCGGCCCGGAGCGCCCGCAAGACGTGATGCCGTTCCTCGAGAACGTCGCGCGCGGGCGAAATATCCCGCGCGCACGCCTCGAAGTCGTCGCGCAGCACTATCTCGGCTTCGGCGGCCGCAGCCCGATCAACGACGAATGCCGGCGCATCCTTTCGGCGCTCGAAGCCGAGCTGGCCGCGCGCGGCCCGCACCTGCCGCTGTACTGGGGCAACCGCAACTGGCACCCGCTGCTCGCCGACACCGTCGCAGCGATGGCCCGCGACGGGGTGCGCCGCGCGGTCGCGATCGCGACGTCCGCGTTCAGCTCGTACTCGTCGTGCAGGCAGTATCTCGAGGACATCGAGAAGGCCCGCGCCGCCGTCGGCGCTTCGGCTCCGCGGATCGAAAAGCTGCCCCCGTTCTGGAACCACGCGTTCTTCCTCGAGACGATGGTCGAGCATGCGCGTGCCGCGCTCGGCAGCGCCGCACTCGAGCCGTCGGCGACGCGACTGGTATTCACTGCGCATTCGATCCCGTCGGCGATGGCCGCGCGCTGCGACTACGAAGCCGAGCTGCGCGAAGCATCACGCATGGTCGCTCTTGCGGCCGCGCCGTCGCTCGCGTGGGACCTTGCGTGGCAGAGCCGCAGCGGTCCGCCGCAAGTGCCGTGGCTGGAGCCGGACGTCTGCGATCACCTGCGCACGATTGCGGCAAGCGGCATCTCGCGCGTGGTGCTGGTGCCGATCGGCTTCGTCGTCGATCACATGGAAGTCGTCTACGACCTGGATACGGCGGCGGCCGAAGTCGCGCGCGAGTGCGGCATCGCGCTGTCACGCGCAGCGTGCGCCGGAGCGGATCCGCGCTTCATCGCGGGACTGAGGGACCTCGTCGCGGCGCATCAAGGCGGCGACGCCGTTGCCGTGCTCGGCTCGTCGGCGCGGCGGCCGTTTCCGTGCGCGCAGGACTGTTGCCTGCCGCACTGA